A region from the Malus domestica chromosome 07, GDT2T_hap1 genome encodes:
- the LOC139197781 gene encoding uncharacterized protein, giving the protein MPPRKEPHHSAEPSFPDIAQLGEAIANDIQSSLRPPQMTHFETVHNLKLNHFMRNERLEGAEKWFNHVEKTFLVMQSQGNLSPDRLGTKKKWRSIVTSTPCAIYQEFYEVLLQIEDSKNMPNESEDEEEKNRNQRRDDKGPSGYAQTGRGDAYHYQGDTAPYTSGQYQYSQDPHYQSGYPQYQGGSMPYQPIQQVTQPHPTPLGYDLEFSMPRGERCYVDQVYPGCPMIVEDIVLPANLIPLDIVDFDVILGTDWLHYNRAKIDCYGKIVTFHRPGLPKVTFVEEPSGVRHGVIFAMKAKRLLSKGCQGYLAHVVLNDNAASSVEDVSVIRHFPNVFPDDLPGLPPDRDVEFAIDLLPNTKPISLTPYRIASAELRELKVQLQELVDKGFIKPSTSPWGALVLFVRKNDRTLRLCIDYRFVIVFIDDILVYLKSRAEHAGHLKLVLKSLREHQLYAKFNKCQFWLDQVAFLGHIISDQGIRVDSQKVAAVENWEQPRTVTEVRSFLGLTGYYRRFVKDFSVIALPLTRLTRKDVKFEWDDNCEQSFQ; this is encoded by the exons atgccgcctcgtaaaGAGCCACATCACTCagctgagcctagtttccccgatattgctcagttaggggaagctatagctaATGACATTCAGTCTTCGCTCCGTCCTCCTCAAATGACACATTTTGAGACTGTGCATAATCTGAAGCTGAATCATTTCATGCGTAATGAAAGACTTGAAGGAGCGGAGAAGTGGTTTAATCATGTCGAAAAGACTTTCcttgtgatgcagagtcaggggaatctttctcctgatag GTtaggtactaagaagaaatggcgttctataGTGACATCGACTCCCTGTGCCatttaccaggagttttatgaggttttactACAGATTGAGGACTCAAAGAATATGCCCAATgagagtgaagatgaagaagaaaagaacagGAACCAGAGgcgagatgataaag GACCTAGTGGTTATGCCCAGACTGGTCGTGGTGATGCTTATCATTATCAGGGCGACACCGCTCCTTATACTTCAGGGCAGTATCAGTACTCGCAGGACCCTCATTATCAGAGTGGTTACCCTCAGTATCAGGGAGGTTCTATGCCATATCAGCCCATTCAGCAG GTgacgcaacctcatcctacaccattaggatatgatttagagttttctatgcctagaggggagagatgttatgttgatcaggtatatccaggatgtccaatGATAGTGGAGGATATCGTTCTACCGGCTAACCTTATTCCGTTAgacattgttgattttgatgtgattttgggcactgattggttacactacaatcgtgccaagatagattgctaTGGAAAGATAGTTACTtttcatcgtcctggattacctaAAGTTACATTTGTAGAAGAGCCTAgcggggtgaggcatggtgttatttttgccatgaaagccaaaagattgttgtcgaaaggttgtcaaggatatttggctcacgtggtgttgaatgataatGCTGCTAGTAGTGTGGAAGATGTAAGTGTGATTAGGCATTTTCCGAATGTGTTCCCTGATGATTTGCCTGGATTACCACCagatagagatgtggagttcGCTATTGATCTGCTTCCAAATACGAaacctatatctttgactccatatAGAATAGCTTCTGCTGAATTAAGAGAATTGAAAGTTCAATTGCAAgaattagtggataaaggttttattaaacctagtacttcaccctggggagctctagttttatttgtgaggaagaatgACAGAACTTTGAGGCTATGCATTGATTACCG gtttgtCATTGTCTTCATTGATGACATTCTGGTATACCTTAAGTCTAGAGCAGAGCATGCTGGCCATCTTAAATTGGTGTTGAaaagtttgagggaacaccaatTATATGCTAAGTTCAACAAATGCCAATTCTGGttagatcaagtggcatttttaggACATATTATATCAGATCAAGGCATTCGAGTGGATTCTCAAAAAgtggcagctgtggagaattgggagcaacctcgaaccgtcactgaggtacggagttttcttggcctaacaggttattatagacggtttgttaaggatttttcagttatTGCTTTACCATTGACGAggttaaccaggaaggatgttaagtttgagtgggatgataattgtgagcaaagttttcagtaa